GTTTTATTCCTTTGGAACAGGTGAAAATGCTCCATGATTGGTTAGATGGCAAGCGACAATCACGGCAGTCGGGTAGGGTGCTAGGAGAGTCAAGAACGGGTAAAACTATGGGTTGTGATGCCTACAGACTCAGGCATAAACCTAAACAAGAGCCGGGAAAACCGCCAACTGTGCCTGTTGCTTATATCCAAATACCGCAAGAATGTAGTGCTAAGGAGTTATTTGCCGCAATTATTGAGCATTTGAAGTATCAAATGACTAAGGGAACGGTTGCAGAGATTAGAGATAGAACGCTGCGGGTTCTCAAAGGGTGTGGGGTGGAAATGCTGATTATTGATGAAGCTGATCGTTTTAAACCCAAGACTTTTGCGGAAGTGCGAGATATTTTTGATAAGTTGGAAATTGCGGTGATTTTAGTGGGTACTGACCGATTAGACGCTGTAATCAAGCGAGATGAGCAAGTTTATAACCGTTTTCGTGCCTGTCATCGCTTTGGTAAGTTTTCTGGAGAAGATTTTAAGCGCACTGTGGAGATTTGGGAAAAACAAGTTTTAAAACTGCCTGTTGCTTCTAATCTTTCCAGTAAGGCAATGTTGAAGACTTTGGGTGAGGCAACTGGGGGTTATATTGGGTTGCTGGATATGATTCTCAGGGAGTCGGCTATTCGGGCTTTGAAGAAGGGATTAGCAAAGATTGATTTGGAAACTCTA
The Gloeotrichia echinulata CP02 DNA segment above includes these coding regions:
- a CDS encoding TniB family NTP-binding protein; its protein translation is MTLQQAQSVAQELGDIPQNDEKLQAEIQRLNRKSFIPLEQVKMLHDWLDGKRQSRQSGRVLGESRTGKTMGCDAYRLRHKPKQEPGKPPTVPVAYIQIPQECSAKELFAAIIEHLKYQMTKGTVAEIRDRTLRVLKGCGVEMLIIDEADRFKPKTFAEVRDIFDKLEIAVILVGTDRLDAVIKRDEQVYNRFRACHRFGKFSGEDFKRTVEIWEKQVLKLPVASNLSSKAMLKTLGEATGGYIGLLDMILRESAIRALKKGLAKIDLETLKEVTAEYK